DNA from Streptococcus parasuis:
AGTACCAATTACAGAACCAAATGTGACGATTGGTAACTCGCTAGTAACCCCAGCTTCTTCCAACAAATCCTTGAAATTATCTGCTTTTTCAGGAGCATTTGCATGAATAATAGCTAATTGATAGTGTCCATCCGCAGTTTTTTCCTGTAAAATTTCAAGAAGTCGTTTCACAGCCTTTTTCTCTGTACGAACTTTTTCGTATACTTCAATCTTCCCTTCGGAAGTAAAACAAAGAATTGGTTTGATACTCAAAAGATTTCCCAGAATCGCTGCAGCATTCGACAAGCGTCCCCCTTTTACCAAATGATCTAAATCATCTACCATAATAAAAGCAGAGGTTTGTTCGATTTGACAGTTAAGTTTTTCACAAATCGTCTCAAAATCCTGACCTGCATCAGCCCATCTGAGAACATTCTCTACCATCATGCCAAGCGGTGCAGAAGTAATTTTTGAATCTGGGAATGCAATGGTTAGATTTTCAAATTCATCAACCAAATACTGAATATTTTGATAAAAACCTGAAATTCCTGATGATAAAAACAGACCAATTGCATGAGTAAATCCTTGTTCCGATACTTGAGACAGGACTTCTTCCAATTTCATCAAACTTGGCTGACTCGTTTTTGGTAATTCTGCTGAAGCAGCCATTTTTTGATAGAATTCTGTTGCTGTTAAATTCTGTCCTTCTATATAAGACTCCCCATCAATCGTAACAGGAATGGGTAGAACAAAGACACGCTCATCAGAAATAATCGTTTCGCTTAAAACAGCCGAGCTGTCCGTAATAACTGCTATTTTCATTTAAATCTCCAAATTCACACCGGGTGCATCAAATGCAATTTCGGTTACATCATATGTCATTCTCTTTAAAATATCCAAAAGTGGTTCAACCAAGACACGCTTATCTTCGTTTGTAAATTCAGTTGGTTCTTCAACGAAACGGTTTTGCAAGTGAACACCTTGGCTCATCGCTCCAGAAATAACATGTTGATTCAATACAATCATAAATCGGAGAATTGTAATCATAGATGTTTTATTTTCCTCACGACTATGCTTGAGCAATTGAAAATCAACGTTCAATTTTGTCACTGGGACTCCATTTTCTTTTTCCCATTCGTAATTACGAGCATCAAAATGATATTGATTAACAAATTCTTTTTCGCGAATAATTTCCATCTTTTTTCTCCAATACACAGTAATAGAATTATTATACCATAGTTTGTGGTGAAAATGAAAAAAACCTTGTCAACAGACAAGGTTTTTATATTCTTATTTAGGTTGACGTAGTGCTCCGTAAAGGACACCTGAAACTACTGCACCGATTGCAACATAAGCAAGGTATAGAAATGGATTAGATGTAAGAGCAATTACGAAGATACCACCGTGTGGAGCCATCAATTGGATGCCTGACAAACCAACCAAGGCACCTGCAAGGGCAGAACCTGCGATAAAGCTTGGGATTGCACGAGCTGGGTCAGCAGCACCAAACGGAATCGCACCTTCAGTGATGAATGAAAGCCCCATAACAATGTTGGTCAAACCTGAGTTACGCTCTTCTTGTGTAAATTTGTCTTTGAAAAGAAGGGTTGCAACGAATACTGCCAATGGTGGAACCATACCACCAGCCATAACGGCAGCCATTGCAACTGAACCACCATTTGCGACAGTTGCTGCAAGTGTACCAGTACCAAATACATACGCTGCTTTATTGACAGGTCCACCCATGTCAACTGCCATCATTCCACCAAGAACAAGTCCAAGTAGAACAGCTGAACTACCTTCAAGACCAGATAGGAAGTTGTTCATACCTGTGTTGATAGCTGCCATTGGGATGTTAACGAAGAACATCAAGAAACCAGTGATTGCTGTACCTAAAAGTGGCAAGAGTAAGATAGCATTCAAACCTTGAAGGGATTTTGGAAGGTTGCGCAAAGCGTTGCGAAGAACGAGCACTACACCACCAGCAAGGAAACCACCGACAAGGGCACCCAAGAAACCAGATGATACACCAGCAAGAGCAAGGGTTTCTTCACCACCAGCTGCATAAGAAATTTTACCGAAAGCAAGACCACTGTTGGCAATAGCACCAGCTACAAAACCTGCAACCAAACCTGGTTTTTCAGCGATTGAGTAAGCAATGTAACCTGCAAGAAGTGGTAACATGAAGCCGAAGGCTGCTCCACCAATCTTCATAAACATGGAGGCTAATTCATTGTAAGAACCAAGACTACTTAAGCTATCATTAGGAACACCAAGTAAGTTATCGACTAAGAAGGCTAAAGCAATCAGGATGCCACCACCGATAACGAATGGCAACATTTGAGATACACCGCTCATCAAGTGCTTATAGAAAGCTTTACCAAGACTAAGTTTTTCTGAAGATTCCACAGTAGCTACTCCTTCTGATGCTGTATAAGCTGATGCTTTACCTTCCAAGATAAGGTTAATCAATTCTTCTGGCTGTTTGATACCAGCTGCAACTGGGCGAGATACCAATGGCTTACCATTGAAACGCGGCATATCGACAGCCTTATCTGCTGCGATGATGACACCTGCAGCATTCTTGATATCTTCAGCAGTTAATTTGTTACCCACACCTGAGGCACCATTTGTTTCAACTTTGATATCAACTCCCATTTCTGCTGCTTGCTTCTTAAGAGCTTCTTCCGCCATATATGTGTGGGCAATACCTGTTGTACATGCAGTAACAGCAACGATAAATGGACGGTCACCACTTGGTGCTGCAACTACTTCTTCAGCAGCCTTATCTGTTGCTTCGGCTTCGTCAAAGACTGCAATGACATCTTCTGGACTAGATACACTACGAAGTTTGTCAGCAAAACCTGGTTTCATCAAGTATTTAGATAATTCAGCAAGAGCAGCCAAGTGAGTATCGTTAGCACCTTCTGGCGCTGCAATCATAAAGAACAAGTCAGTAGGTTGACCATCAAGACTTGCATAGTCAACGCCTTTA
Protein-coding regions in this window:
- a CDS encoding DegV family protein, yielding MKIAVITDSSAVLSETIISDERVFVLPIPVTIDGESYIEGQNLTATEFYQKMAASAELPKTSQPSLMKLEEVLSQVSEQGFTHAIGLFLSSGISGFYQNIQYLVDEFENLTIAFPDSKITSAPLGMMVENVLRWADAGQDFETICEKLNCQIEQTSAFIMVDDLDHLVKGGRLSNAAAILGNLLSIKPILCFTSEGKIEVYEKVRTEKKAVKRLLEILQEKTADGHYQLAIIHANAPEKADNFKDLLEEAGVTSELPIVTFGSVIGTHLGEGAIAFGISPIIE
- a CDS encoding DUF1149 family protein encodes the protein MEIIREKEFVNQYHFDARNYEWEKENGVPVTKLNVDFQLLKHSREENKTSMITILRFMIVLNQHVISGAMSQGVHLQNRFVEEPTEFTNEDKRVLVEPLLDILKRMTYDVTEIAFDAPGVNLEI
- a CDS encoding PTS fructose transporter subunit IIABC, with the protein product MKIQDVLRKDVMLLDLQATSKEAVIDEMITSLVDKGYVTDFDVFKTGIMNREAQTTTGLGDGIAMPHAKNAAVKEATVLFAKSNKGVDYASLDGQPTDLFFMIAAPEGANDTHLAALAELSKYLMKPGFADKLRSVSSPEDVIAVFDEAEATDKAAEEVVAAPSGDRPFIVAVTACTTGIAHTYMAEEALKKQAAEMGVDIKVETNGASGVGNKLTAEDIKNAAGVIIAADKAVDMPRFNGKPLVSRPVAAGIKQPEELINLILEGKASAYTASEGVATVESSEKLSLGKAFYKHLMSGVSQMLPFVIGGGILIALAFLVDNLLGVPNDSLSSLGSYNELASMFMKIGGAAFGFMLPLLAGYIAYSIAEKPGLVAGFVAGAIANSGLAFGKISYAAGGEETLALAGVSSGFLGALVGGFLAGGVVLVLRNALRNLPKSLQGLNAILLLPLLGTAITGFLMFFVNIPMAAINTGMNNFLSGLEGSSAVLLGLVLGGMMAVDMGGPVNKAAYVFGTGTLAATVANGGSVAMAAVMAGGMVPPLAVFVATLLFKDKFTQEERNSGLTNIVMGLSFITEGAIPFGAADPARAIPSFIAGSALAGALVGLSGIQLMAPHGGIFVIALTSNPFLYLAYVAIGAVVSGVLYGALRQPK